The Streptomyces sp. NBC_00659 genomic interval GCGCCGCAGTCCCAGAAGACCAGCGACCTGGTGGACCGGCTGCGCGCCGACGTCCTGCCGCGCGCCGAGTCGGGCACCTCCCTCGACGTACAGGTCGGCGGTGTCACGGCGAGCTACGACGACTTCGCGGACGTCATCATCGGCAAGCTCCCGCTCTTCGTCGGTGTCGTGATCAGCCTCGGCTGTGTCCTGCTGCTGCTCGCGTTCCGTTCGATCGGCATCCCCCTCAAGGCCGCGGCGATGAACGTCGCCGCCGTCGCCGCCGCCTTCGGAGTCGTCGTCGCGATCTTCCAGTGGGGCTGGGGGAGTGAACTGCTCGGTCTCGGCCGCGCGGGCCCGATCGAGCCGTTCCTGCCCGTGATCATGGTGTCGGTGCTCTTCGGGCTCTCCATGGACTACCAGGTCTTCCTGGTCAGCCGGATGTACGAGGAGTGGCTGGAGACCGGTGACAACCGGCGCGCGGTCCGTGTCGGCCTCGCCGAGACCAGCCGGGTGATCAACTCCGCCGCCGTCATCATGATCTCGGTCTTCCTCGCCTTCGTGCTCAGCGGCGACCGTGTCATCGCGATGTTCGGGATCGCCCTCGCCGCCGCCGTCGCCCTGGACGCCTTCGTCCTGCGCACGCTCCTCGTCCCCGCCCTCATGCACCTGCTCGGCGACGCCAACTGGTGGCTGCCCCGGGGGCTCGACCGGAGACTGCCGCGCATCAGCATCGAGCCGCCCGAGTGCCGGGCCGCGCATGAGAGGCTGGCCGAGGCCACGGACGCCGAGGCGGCCGACGTACTGGGCCGCGGGGCGGCCGACGCCGGAATCCTGGACGCCGGAATCCTGGACGCGGAGATGACGGACGCCGAGACGAAGGACGCCGGGGGCACCGACGTGACGACGAAGGAGCGGTGACGGGATGTACGCGATATCCCTGGGCGACGACGCCGTACTGCGGCCCCTGGAGCCCTGGCACGCCGAGGAGTTCCTCGCCCACCTGGACCGCGGGCGCGAGTTCATCGGGCAGTTCATCCCCTTCGGCTCCGGGTCCACGGACGTACCGTCCGCGCGGGCGCAGCTCCAGAGGTACGCCGACATGCGCTGCGCCGACACCGGGTCCCTGCACGGCCTGTGGCTGGACGGGAAGCTCGTGGGCGGTGTGCTCTTCCTGAACTTCGACGCGGACCAGGGCAACTGCGAGGTCGGCTGCTGGCTGGAACCCGCCGCCTCCGGGCGGGGTCTGGTCACCCGCGCGATGCGGATCCTCATCGACTGGGCGGTCGAGGAGCGCGGGATCCACCGCGTGGAGTGGGTCGCCGCGGCGGGCAACGTCCCGAGCCTGAACGTGGCCCGGCGGCTCGGCATGAGCCGGGACGGCGTGTTCCGGGAGAAGCACACCCATCACGGGGTCCGGCACGACCTGGAGGTGTGGTCCCTGCTCGCGCCCGAGTGGCGTGCCGCACGCGCGGACGCCGCCCGCGAGGATCATTAAGGAACTTCTCAGACGGCATCCGTACGGTGCCCGCATGGGAACCAAGACAGTTGACGAGGCCGGGGCCGAGACCGGCACCGAGGCGCAGCGCGACGAGCGGACCGAGGACGCCACCGAGACCGGCACGGCC includes:
- a CDS encoding GNAT family N-acetyltransferase, translated to MYAISLGDDAVLRPLEPWHAEEFLAHLDRGREFIGQFIPFGSGSTDVPSARAQLQRYADMRCADTGSLHGLWLDGKLVGGVLFLNFDADQGNCEVGCWLEPAASGRGLVTRAMRILIDWAVEERGIHRVEWVAAAGNVPSLNVARRLGMSRDGVFREKHTHHGVRHDLEVWSLLAPEWRAARADAAREDH